From the genome of Chelonia mydas isolate rCheMyd1 chromosome 2, rCheMyd1.pri.v2, whole genome shotgun sequence, one region includes:
- the LOC102935612 gene encoding ubiquitin-like protein FUBI: protein MQLFFCAQNLHTFEVSGQETVAHIKARIESLEGIAPEDQVVLLGGTPLEDGSLIRQRGISELTTLEVAARMLGGKVHGLLACAGKVGDQTPKVAKQEKKKKKKKKTGHAKRCMQYNRHFVNIVPGFGKKKGPYANS from the coding sequence ATGCAGCTGTTCTTCTGTGCTCAGAACCTGCACACCTTTGAGGTGTCTGGACAGGAAACAGTCGCTCACATTAAGGCTCGCATTGAGTCCCTGGAGGGCATTGCACCTGAGGATCAGGTGGTTCTCTTGGGTGGAACTCCCTTGGAGGATGGATCTCTCATTAGGCAACGTGGCATCAGCGAGCTTACCACCTTGGAGGTGGCTGCTCGCATGCTGGGTGGTAAGGTCCATGGCTTGCTGGCTTGTGCTGGGAAGGTGGGAGACCAGACTCCCAAGGTTGCCAagcaagagaagaagaagaagaagaagaagaaaactggccATGCCAAGAGATGCATGCAGTACAACAGGCACTTTGTCAATATTGTGCCGGGCTTTGGCAAGAAGAAGGGCCCCTATGCTAACTCCTAA